From a region of the Streptomyces tirandamycinicus genome:
- a CDS encoding cold-shock protein: MATGTVKWFNSEKGFGFIAQDGGGADVFAHYSNIATQGFRELQEGQKVTFDVTQGPKGPQAENIVPA; this comes from the coding sequence ATGGCCACCGGCACCGTGAAGTGGTTCAACTCGGAAAAGGGCTTCGGCTTCATCGCGCAGGACGGCGGCGGCGCCGACGTCTTCGCCCACTACTCCAACATCGCCACCCAGGGCTTCCGTGAGCTCCAGGAGGGCCAGAAGGTCACCTTCGACGTCACGCAGGGCCCGAAGGGCCCGCAGGCGGAGAACATCGTCCCCGCCTGA
- a CDS encoding acetyl-CoA C-acetyltransferase, translating into MTEAFIVQAVRTPVGRRGGGLAAAHPADLGAHVLRALLDRSGIDPAAVDDVVFGCLDTVGPQAGDIARTSWLAAGLPEEVPGVTVDRQCGSSQQAVHFAAQGVLSGTQDLVVAGGVQSMSQIPIGFASRQAAEPLGLTEGPFAGSAGWRARYGDAPVDQFHGAELIARRWGISRREMEEYALASHRRAVRAVDEGRFARETVAYGGVTVDEGPRRDTTLERMAALPPVAEGGTITAACSSQVSDGAAAMLLAGERAVRVHGLTPRARVHHLSVRGEDPVRMLSAPIPATAHALKKTGLTIGDIDLVEINEAFAPVVLAWLKETGADPARVNVNGGAIALGHPLGATGVRLMTTLLHELERTGGRFGLQTMCEGGGQANVTIIERV; encoded by the coding sequence ATGACCGAGGCGTTCATCGTCCAAGCGGTCCGCACCCCGGTCGGCCGGCGCGGGGGCGGCCTCGCCGCCGCGCACCCCGCCGACCTGGGCGCCCACGTCCTGCGGGCCCTGCTCGACCGCTCCGGAATCGACCCGGCGGCCGTGGACGACGTCGTCTTCGGCTGCCTCGACACGGTCGGCCCGCAGGCGGGCGACATCGCCCGGACGAGCTGGCTGGCCGCGGGGCTGCCCGAGGAGGTGCCCGGTGTCACCGTCGACCGCCAGTGCGGCTCGTCGCAGCAGGCCGTGCACTTCGCCGCGCAGGGCGTGCTGTCCGGCACCCAGGACCTCGTCGTCGCCGGCGGTGTCCAGAGCATGTCGCAGATCCCCATCGGCTTCGCCTCCCGGCAGGCGGCCGAGCCGCTGGGGCTGACCGAGGGCCCCTTCGCCGGCAGCGCGGGCTGGCGGGCCCGGTACGGCGACGCGCCCGTCGACCAGTTCCACGGCGCCGAGCTCATCGCCCGCAGGTGGGGCATATCCCGGCGCGAGATGGAGGAGTACGCCCTCGCCTCGCACCGGCGGGCCGTCCGCGCCGTCGACGAGGGCCGCTTCGCCCGGGAGACCGTCGCCTACGGCGGCGTCACCGTGGACGAGGGCCCGCGCCGCGACACCACCCTGGAGCGGATGGCCGCCCTGCCGCCCGTGGCCGAGGGCGGCACGATCACCGCCGCCTGCTCCTCCCAGGTGTCCGACGGCGCGGCGGCGATGCTGCTCGCCGGCGAACGCGCGGTACGGGTGCACGGGCTGACCCCGCGCGCCCGGGTGCACCACCTCTCGGTGCGGGGCGAGGACCCCGTACGGATGCTCTCCGCGCCGATCCCGGCGACCGCGCACGCACTGAAGAAGACCGGCCTCACCATCGGCGACATCGACCTCGTCGAGATCAACGAGGCGTTCGCCCCGGTGGTGCTGGCCTGGCTGAAGGAGACGGGCGCCGATCCGGCCCGCGTCAACGTCAACGGCGGCGCCATCGCCCTCGGGCACCCCCTGGGTGCCACCGGCGTCCGGCTGATGACGACGCTGCTGCACGAACTGGAGCGCACGGGAGGCCGGTTCGGGCTCCAGACGATGTGCGAGGGCGGCGGGCAGGCGAATGTGACGATCATCGAACGGGTGTAG
- a CDS encoding TetR/AcrR family transcriptional regulator has translation MATTKKKTQVSASPDRRRELLGTAAEVFAAHGYNATTVRRIADEAGMLAGSLYYHFDSKESILDEILSTFLDELWAGYDAVLAAGLGPRETLEALVTESFREIDRHRAAVAVYQKESRHLSARPRFRYLADSQQRFEKAWLGTLERGAASGAFRDDLDVRLTYRFVRDTVWVAASWYRPGGQHSPEEIARQYLSMVLDGLAVRD, from the coding sequence GTGGCCACGACCAAGAAGAAGACCCAGGTGAGCGCTTCGCCCGATCGGCGCCGCGAACTGCTCGGCACGGCCGCCGAGGTGTTCGCCGCCCACGGCTACAACGCCACCACCGTCCGCAGGATCGCCGACGAGGCGGGGATGCTGGCGGGCAGCCTCTACTACCACTTCGACTCCAAGGAGTCGATCCTCGACGAGATCCTCTCCACCTTCCTGGACGAACTGTGGGCGGGGTACGACGCCGTCCTCGCCGCCGGACTCGGGCCGAGGGAGACCCTCGAGGCGCTCGTCACCGAGTCCTTCCGGGAGATCGACCGGCACCGTGCGGCCGTCGCCGTCTACCAGAAGGAGTCCCGGCACCTCTCGGCCCGCCCCCGTTTCCGCTACCTCGCCGACTCCCAGCAGAGGTTCGAGAAGGCGTGGCTCGGCACGCTGGAGCGCGGGGCCGCCTCGGGCGCCTTCCGGGACGACCTGGACGTCCGGCTCACCTACCGCTTCGTCCGCGACACGGTGTGGGTCGCGGCGTCCTGGTACCGGCCGGGCGGGCAGCACAGCCCCGAGGAGATCGCCCGGCAGTACCTGTCGATGGTCCTGGACGGCCTCGCCGTGCGGGACTGA
- a CDS encoding SDR family oxidoreductase: MTDNKARYVPGHALLAGRTAVVTAAAGAGIGGATARRLLEEGARVLIGDAHARRLKETEEALADEFGPDAVASLVCDVTDETQVRALFGEAARLHGGPDVVVNNAGLGGTAALVDMSDDQWTRVLDVTLNGTFRCTRAALRAFRAHGRGGVIVNNASVLGWRAQAGQAHYAAAKAGVMALTRCAAVEAAEFGVRVNAVAPSLAMHPHLVRTTSAALLRDLTAREAFGRCAEPWEVANVIVFLASGYSSYMTGETVSVSSQHP; encoded by the coding sequence GTGACGGACAACAAGGCTCGGTACGTTCCGGGGCACGCGCTCCTCGCGGGCCGGACCGCCGTCGTCACCGCGGCGGCCGGGGCCGGGATCGGCGGGGCCACCGCCCGGCGCCTCCTGGAGGAGGGCGCACGGGTGCTCATCGGCGACGCGCACGCCCGCCGCCTGAAGGAGACGGAGGAGGCGCTCGCGGACGAGTTCGGTCCGGACGCCGTCGCCTCACTGGTCTGCGACGTCACCGACGAGACCCAGGTGCGGGCCCTCTTCGGCGAGGCGGCACGGCTGCACGGCGGCCCCGACGTCGTCGTCAACAACGCGGGGCTCGGCGGGACCGCCGCGCTGGTCGACATGTCCGACGACCAGTGGACCCGGGTCCTCGACGTCACCCTGAACGGCACCTTCCGCTGCACCCGGGCCGCGTTGCGCGCCTTCCGCGCCCACGGCCGTGGGGGCGTCATCGTCAACAACGCCTCCGTCCTCGGCTGGCGGGCCCAGGCCGGGCAGGCCCACTACGCGGCCGCCAAGGCCGGGGTGATGGCGCTCACCCGGTGCGCGGCCGTCGAGGCCGCGGAGTTCGGGGTCCGCGTCAACGCCGTGGCCCCCAGCCTCGCGATGCATCCGCACCTGGTGAGGACCACGTCCGCCGCACTGCTGCGGGACCTCACCGCCCGCGAGGCGTTCGGCCGGTGCGCCGAGCCCTGGGAGGTCGCCAATGTGATCGTCTTCCTCGCCAGCGGGTACTCCTCGTACATGACCGGCGAGACCGTGTCCGTCAGCTCCCAGCATCCCTGA
- a CDS encoding acyl-CoA dehydrogenase family protein produces the protein MDLTHTADEDAFRAEARAWLRAHVPDPPPPSLETAEGFAAHRAWEAELHADRWSVVPWPERYGGRGAGILQWLVFEEEYYAAGAPGRVSQNGIGLLAPTLFDHGTEEQRARILPPMASGEVIWAQAWSEPEAGSDLASLRSRAVRTPGGWLLSGQKTWSSRAAFADRAFGLFRTAPDADRPHRGLTYLMFDLRAPGVTVRPIRRLDGKPAFAELFLDEVFVPDEDVIGEPGQGWRIAMSTTGNERGLMLRSPGRYLAAARRLVGLWRAGADPSDTALRDRVADAVIGARAYQLFTCAAASRFADGSAIGAESSLNKVFWSEYDIALHETALDLLGAEGERADGPGGWAEGYVFSLAGPIYAGTNEIQRDIIAERLLGLPKGRR, from the coding sequence ATGGACCTGACGCACACGGCGGACGAGGACGCGTTCCGCGCCGAGGCCCGCGCCTGGCTGCGGGCGCACGTCCCGGACCCCCCGCCGCCCTCGCTGGAGACCGCGGAGGGCTTCGCCGCGCACCGCGCGTGGGAGGCGGAGCTGCATGCCGATCGCTGGTCGGTGGTGCCGTGGCCGGAGCGGTACGGCGGCCGGGGCGCGGGCATCCTCCAGTGGCTGGTGTTCGAGGAGGAGTACTACGCGGCGGGCGCCCCCGGCCGGGTGTCCCAGAACGGCATCGGCCTGCTGGCCCCGACCCTGTTCGACCACGGCACCGAGGAGCAGCGGGCCCGGATCCTGCCGCCCATGGCGAGCGGCGAGGTCATCTGGGCCCAGGCCTGGTCCGAGCCGGAGGCCGGCTCGGACCTCGCGTCGCTGCGCTCCCGGGCGGTCCGGACGCCGGGCGGCTGGCTGCTGTCCGGGCAGAAGACGTGGTCGTCGCGGGCGGCGTTCGCGGACCGGGCGTTCGGCCTGTTCCGCACCGCGCCGGACGCGGACAGGCCGCACCGGGGCCTGACGTACCTGATGTTCGACCTGAGGGCTCCCGGGGTCACGGTCCGGCCGATCCGGCGGCTGGACGGGAAGCCCGCGTTCGCCGAGCTGTTCCTGGACGAGGTGTTCGTCCCCGACGAGGACGTGATCGGCGAGCCGGGGCAGGGCTGGCGGATCGCCATGTCGACGACGGGCAACGAGCGCGGTCTCATGCTCCGCTCCCCCGGCCGCTATCTGGCCGCGGCCCGGCGCCTGGTGGGGCTGTGGCGCGCCGGCGCCGACCCGTCGGACACCGCGCTGCGCGACCGGGTCGCGGACGCGGTGATCGGCGCGCGGGCGTACCAGCTCTTCACCTGCGCGGCTGCCTCGCGCTTCGCGGACGGCTCGGCGATCGGCGCGGAGTCGAGCCTGAACAAGGTGTTCTGGTCCGAGTACGACATCGCCCTGCACGAGACGGCGCTCGATCTGCTGGGCGCGGAGGGCGAACGGGCGGACGGGCCGGGCGGCTGGGCCGAGGGGTACGTCTTCTCCCTGGCCGGACCGATCTACGCGGGCACGAACGAGATCCAACGCGACATCATCGCCGAGCGGCTGCTCGGCCTGCCGAAGGGGCGCCGCTGA
- a CDS encoding acyl-CoA dehydrogenase family protein, which yields MRFLPTDEQLAFTGSLHTMLAAAGTPAAARAWAAGDPAPGRAVWARLAEAGVFALAVPESRGGLGPLPAELALAFVELGRHAVPGPLVETVAAAALLTALEEPAPAERLLPGIAAGEVMATLRLPGPGPYALDADAATCVLVVDAAVPGPRPGPPGGGGAGDGADDGGADANGGGGRGINAGDGAVGRDVGGGGGGGGERVENGDGNSGGSGDASRRGPGAARPQALRIAPGHGPVRASVDPVRRLAVPEEGGEVLAAGPGVAAAAARAADWARLATAAQALGAGLALLDRTAEHVVRRTQFGVPIGSFQAVKHRLADTLIALEFARPLVLGAAVSMARADIAAAKVAAGEAAYGAARTALQLHGAIGYTEELDLALWLRKARPLRDAWGTPAQCRAAVLRP from the coding sequence GTGAGGTTCCTGCCGACCGACGAACAGCTGGCGTTCACCGGGTCGTTGCACACGATGCTGGCGGCCGCCGGCACACCGGCCGCGGCCCGCGCCTGGGCGGCCGGGGACCCGGCACCGGGCCGGGCCGTGTGGGCCCGTCTTGCGGAGGCCGGTGTGTTCGCGCTGGCGGTACCGGAGTCCCGCGGCGGCCTCGGCCCGCTGCCGGCCGAACTGGCCCTTGCCTTCGTGGAGCTGGGGCGTCACGCGGTACCGGGTCCGCTGGTCGAGACGGTCGCGGCGGCGGCGCTGCTGACGGCGCTGGAGGAGCCGGCACCGGCCGAGCGGCTGCTGCCGGGCATCGCGGCGGGCGAGGTCATGGCCACCCTGCGGCTGCCGGGTCCCGGCCCGTACGCCCTGGACGCCGACGCTGCGACATGCGTGCTGGTGGTGGACGCCGCCGTGCCCGGCCCCCGGCCCGGACCGCCCGGCGGCGGGGGTGCCGGAGACGGTGCCGACGACGGTGGCGCAGACGCCAACGGCGGTGGCGGGCGCGGCATCAACGCCGGGGACGGGGCCGTGGGGCGGGACGTGGGCGGGGGCGGGGGCGGGGGCGGGGAGAGGGTAGAGAACGGAGACGGCAACAGCGGCGGGAGCGGGGACGCTTCCCGTCGGGGGCCGGGCGCGGCCCGCCCGCAGGCCCTGCGGATCGCACCCGGTCACGGCCCGGTCCGGGCGTCGGTGGACCCGGTCCGCAGGCTGGCCGTACCGGAGGAGGGCGGTGAGGTGCTGGCCGCCGGCCCCGGCGTGGCGGCCGCGGCGGCCCGGGCCGCGGACTGGGCCCGGCTCGCCACCGCCGCCCAGGCCCTCGGCGCCGGGCTGGCGCTGCTGGACCGGACCGCGGAGCACGTCGTGCGGCGCACCCAGTTCGGCGTGCCGATCGGCTCGTTCCAGGCGGTGAAGCACCGGCTGGCGGACACCCTGATCGCCCTCGAGTTCGCCCGGCCGCTGGTCCTCGGCGCCGCCGTCTCCATGGCCCGCGCCGACATCGCCGCGGCGAAGGTCGCGGCCGGGGAAGCCGCCTACGGTGCCGCCCGTACGGCCCTCCAACTGCACGGCGCGATCGGCTACACCGAGGAGCTGGACCTCGCGCTCTGGCTGCGCAAGGCACGGCCGCTGCGGGACGCCTGGGGGACCCCCGCGCAGTGCCGGGCGGCCGTGCTGCGGCCGTAG
- a CDS encoding DUF5955 family protein translates to MSQPSADGSPPYPDHTQRPPGGPAVNLGVQQYGGHSQVGNQAVGPGARAVAGQIGFQALAPEQRERAAELMELIELLLERHRAELPDQRTPRVELRRLREELDEGAPEPGVVRRALERLTAFVQPVAPLATAVGELAQVVQSF, encoded by the coding sequence ATGTCCCAACCCAGCGCCGACGGTTCGCCGCCGTACCCGGACCACACCCAGCGGCCCCCCGGCGGGCCCGCGGTCAACCTGGGCGTCCAGCAGTACGGCGGGCACAGCCAGGTCGGCAACCAGGCAGTGGGGCCGGGGGCGCGGGCCGTCGCCGGCCAAATCGGCTTCCAGGCCCTCGCACCCGAGCAGCGCGAACGGGCCGCCGAGCTGATGGAGCTGATCGAGCTGCTGCTGGAGCGGCACCGGGCGGAACTCCCGGACCAGCGGACGCCGCGGGTGGAGCTGCGCCGGCTGCGCGAGGAACTCGACGAGGGCGCACCCGAACCCGGGGTGGTGCGGCGCGCTCTGGAGCGGCTGACCGCCTTCGTCCAGCCGGTGGCGCCGCTCGCCACGGCGGTCGGCGAACTCGCCCAGGTGGTGCAGTCGTTCTGA
- a CDS encoding vWA domain-containing protein has translation MAAISLRKIEETAPALVSLYKSAGVSLAKHGLSDRRAAVYLVVDYSGSMRPYYQDGSVQALADRVLGLAAHLDDDGRVPVVFFSTDIDAETDVELAGHEGRIERIVAGLGHMGRTNYHLAMDAVIDHYLDSGATEPALVVFQTDGGPSNRAAAERYVCKAAKLPMFWQFIGFGDPGSRQFDFLRRLDDLAVPAKRPVDNAGFFHAGRDPRRLSDEELYDHLVSEFPEWLATARASGIVRS, from the coding sequence ATGGCGGCCATCAGCCTGCGCAAGATCGAGGAGACCGCGCCCGCCCTCGTCAGCCTCTACAAGTCCGCCGGGGTTTCGCTGGCCAAGCACGGGCTGAGCGACCGGCGTGCGGCGGTGTACCTGGTGGTCGACTACTCCGGCTCCATGAGGCCCTACTACCAGGACGGCAGCGTCCAGGCCCTCGCGGACCGGGTCCTCGGCCTCGCGGCCCATCTGGACGACGACGGGCGCGTCCCCGTCGTCTTCTTCTCCACGGATATCGACGCCGAGACGGACGTCGAACTCGCCGGCCACGAGGGCCGCATAGAGCGGATCGTGGCCGGGCTCGGTCACATGGGCAGGACCAACTACCACCTCGCGATGGACGCGGTCATCGACCACTACCTGGACAGCGGCGCGACCGAGCCCGCCCTCGTCGTCTTCCAGACCGACGGCGGCCCCAGCAACCGAGCCGCCGCAGAACGCTATGTGTGCAAGGCGGCGAAGCTGCCGATGTTCTGGCAGTTCATCGGCTTCGGCGACCCCGGCAGCCGGCAGTTCGACTTCCTGCGCAGACTCGACGACCTGGCGGTCCCCGCGAAGCGCCCCGTCGACAACGCGGGCTTCTTCCACGCGGGGCGGGATCCACGGCGGCTCAGCGACGAAGAACTGTACGACCACCTGGTGTCCGAGTTCCCGGAATGGCTGGCGACCGCGCGGGCATCGGGGATCGTGCGCTCCTGA
- a CDS encoding glutamate synthase subunit beta — MADPKGFLTTGREVAETRPVAERVKDWNEVYVPGSLLPIISKQAGRCMDCGIPFCHNGCPLGNLIPEWNDYAYRENWQAASERLHATNNFPEFTGRLCPAPCEAACVLGISQPAVTIKNVEVSIIDKAWDTGDVKPQPPERLSGRTVAVIGSGPAGLAAAQQLTRAGHTVVVYERADRIGGLLRYGIPEFKMEKRHVNRRIEQMRAEGTKFRTGIEIGRDLTATDLRKRFDAVVIAAGATTARDLPVQGRELNGIHQAMEYLPLSNKVVEGDFVTPPITAEGKHVVVIGGGDTGADCVGTAHRQGAASVTQLEIMPRPGEERSSGQPWPTFPMLYKVTSAHEEGGERVYSVSTTHFEGDADGNVQSLHLVEVEFVDGRPAPKPGTERAIPAQLVTLAMGFTGTDVENGLVTQFGLALDERGNIARDADFATNVDGVYVAGDAGRGQSLIVWAIAEGRSAARGVDRYLTGASELPAPIRPTDRSLTV, encoded by the coding sequence ATGGCTGACCCCAAGGGCTTCCTGACCACCGGGCGCGAGGTCGCCGAGACCCGTCCCGTCGCCGAGCGCGTCAAGGACTGGAACGAGGTCTACGTCCCCGGCTCCCTGCTGCCGATCATCAGCAAGCAGGCCGGGCGCTGCATGGACTGCGGCATCCCGTTCTGCCACAACGGCTGCCCGCTCGGGAACCTCATCCCGGAGTGGAACGACTACGCCTACCGCGAGAACTGGCAGGCGGCGAGCGAGCGGCTGCACGCCACGAACAACTTCCCGGAGTTCACCGGACGGCTCTGCCCCGCCCCGTGCGAGGCTGCGTGCGTCCTCGGCATCAGCCAGCCCGCCGTCACCATCAAGAACGTCGAGGTCTCGATCATCGACAAGGCGTGGGACACGGGTGACGTCAAGCCGCAGCCGCCAGAGCGGCTGTCCGGCAGGACCGTCGCGGTCATCGGCTCCGGTCCGGCCGGCCTCGCCGCCGCCCAGCAACTGACCCGCGCCGGCCACACCGTGGTGGTGTACGAGCGCGCCGACCGCATCGGCGGTCTGCTGCGCTACGGCATCCCCGAGTTCAAGATGGAGAAGCGGCACGTCAACCGCCGCATCGAGCAGATGCGCGCGGAGGGCACCAAGTTCCGCACCGGCATCGAGATCGGCCGCGACCTGACGGCGACGGACCTGCGCAAGCGGTTCGACGCGGTCGTCATCGCCGCCGGTGCCACGACCGCGCGGGACCTTCCGGTGCAGGGCCGTGAACTGAACGGCATCCACCAGGCGATGGAGTACCTGCCGCTCTCCAACAAGGTCGTCGAGGGCGACTTCGTGACCCCGCCGATCACCGCCGAGGGCAAGCACGTCGTCGTCATCGGCGGCGGCGACACCGGCGCCGACTGCGTCGGTACCGCCCACCGCCAGGGCGCGGCGTCCGTCACCCAGCTGGAGATCATGCCCCGGCCGGGCGAGGAGCGCAGCTCCGGCCAGCCGTGGCCGACGTTCCCGATGCTCTACAAGGTGACGTCCGCGCACGAGGAGGGCGGCGAGCGGGTCTACTCCGTCTCCACCACCCACTTCGAGGGCGACGCGGACGGCAACGTCCAGTCCCTCCACCTCGTCGAGGTGGAGTTCGTCGACGGCAGGCCGGCCCCGAAGCCCGGCACGGAGCGGGCCATCCCGGCCCAGCTGGTCACCCTCGCCATGGGCTTCACCGGCACCGACGTGGAGAACGGCCTGGTCACCCAGTTCGGCCTGGCGCTGGACGAGCGCGGCAACATCGCCCGCGACGCGGACTTCGCCACCAACGTCGACGGCGTCTATGTCGCCGGCGACGCGGGCCGCGGCCAGTCCCTGATCGTCTGGGCCATCGCCGAGGGCCGCTCCGCGGCGCGCGGAGTGGACCGCTACCTCACAGGCGCGAGCGAACTGCCCGCCCCGATCCGCCCGACGGACCGCTCCCTGACGGTCTGA